The following proteins come from a genomic window of Streptomyces sp. NBC_01716:
- a CDS encoding non-ribosomal peptide synthetase, with product MTRDLPQGPSSGSPAHELPGTADPRLLSYERASLTHVMPTARRDITDAATRHGVGSARVVEAALHAMLAADGHEGTVLFLRDSGHPAPVPELMPVTPVTPLAEVTRLGAVRPASSDSRTPAVPGLALLFTEADAVPPMPREADSADVVVHVDMGGEAVNATWTYDADRHTQADIDAHARTLEVLLVALGTENPGTVEEARHSRSPGLTLLAPLRHSDQLDSDQLETSTEKRLAEIWCDLLLFDTIGPGDDFFALGGDSFTGTRLMGIVAKTWGVYIGIQSLQDHPTLAGLASVISRAVDEDSAGASSLSRVPSREGTGPAVVSLGQERLWFLDHLVGGGALYNVPFVVRVRGGCDVGSLHGAIQELVGRHEALRSGIRTVDGRPVPVVCDVGTGVPWSVVSATDESQAWNVVRAGVREPFDLSAPPLVRAGFVRFGEGTRGDGLLWLVLHHVVCDGWSLRLLQQELQELYEAGSPAREADPAEFTPSYADFAVWERDRLSGEVLEEGIGWWREYLEGAPGALSLSRDRPGPAVRSFAGDMIAFDVPGTLVEGIRALARECRSTVFHVLMTAFNVVVSRWSEQDDVVVGVLGGGRSGAVGLDRTVGFFARTLPVRVDLAGDPSFAGLVRRVRASSSAAQGHEHVPFTSLVNALVPERERAGSPLVQVTFSVNQVERRRWRWSDGAEAEVGSVHTGTAKFDLGMLIFDAGTDGMWGEVEFASQLFDVATVQRFVDELLALLEKAAVDPQLRLSDLGGRSSAETAPVRGHRGTEMLSAKYAAYREKDGGHVPPSSEQERILAGAWEEVLGVERVDPRDNFFDLGGDSIRGVHMLATVRRRGLTFELQDLFQNRTVEALARCCTPVAARDKDLDPFSMISPSDRERMPATAVDAYPLVSLQTGMIYEMEADTQRNLYHNVDSFRVRGLFSEDLFRQAVDDVVSRHDVLRTSLHMNGFDDLLQIVHESASISLAVRDVSSLPEDERAEVLDAAVGEQRGLPFDATVPGLMRFVVHLLDDREFQWTIAEHHAILDGWSLNATVNEILSRYAALLSAPDAPLAPPPASQFRDFVALERREVLGHTSAAFWEEAVRDWELPLLPRVPLAGRGVVMPPANSPGSADRSPSARNDDFYGSRQSKLDHALRDRLTDVSLQFGLPLKSVLLSVHLIVMSTLTGHPMPVTGVASNGRPETEGGVDSRGMYLNSLPFSVPIEGTFSDIVHAVFKRETEIIPYRRYPSAQIQALAGGGRLHEAHFAYNHFHVLGDVLGDGRVSIVSTGGDSYLSARVGPTDFPFLCAFLRDPLSDDIHHVIDFHTAEFTDDQVQSFIDCYLRVMHSVAEDPYRRVDTIDVLSDEERRAFSSWNSTAADLVWDSVDEGVVARALERPGAVAVRDRGVSVSYGELVARADGVAAALRAVGVGRGGVVGLCVERSADLVVGMLGVLRAGAAYVALDPEYPRERLAFMLEDSGARVVVGHEYLFDRLPLDGRTTIDISQVRPMGIPESAKSVASAGSPVCLTYTSGSTGQPKGALLPHAGVVRLVCGTDFVSFSESSVIAQISSSSFDPLTLEVWGALLNGGRLVMVPPDVVVDPVALPELLRSEGVTTLVIVTALFNATVAQFADAFASMDQIYIGGESMNPAMVRRALEAGDAQIYNVYGPTEVSCISTSEPLVEEPEGTGRIGPPIANTQAWVVDRFGWLAPVGVPGELWLGGPGVAVGYWARPGLTAEKFVPDCFSGVPGARLYRTGDLARWLPDGTLEFVGRVDQQVKIRGFRVEPGEIEAVLWSHPEVEAAVVVPMTGPDGSQRLVGYGQGPGLRPGDARELRAFLAERLPEHMVPAQVVVLDTLPLLPNGKINRLELPQPEERQAEPGEFVSPGGEIEETIARIWSEVLGVERISATDDFFDLGGHSLHAVQVITRVNTRLGVGIDLNDLFEAESLSALADRCELLRAR from the coding sequence GTGACGAGAGACCTGCCTCAGGGACCTTCCAGCGGCAGCCCTGCCCACGAGTTGCCCGGGACGGCCGATCCACGACTTCTTTCCTACGAGCGGGCCTCGCTGACCCATGTCATGCCGACTGCCCGACGGGACATCACCGACGCGGCGACTCGGCACGGGGTCGGCTCGGCACGGGTCGTCGAAGCCGCCCTGCACGCGATGCTCGCCGCGGACGGCCACGAAGGAACTGTCCTCTTCCTGCGCGATTCCGGGCATCCAGCCCCGGTGCCGGAGCTGATGCCGGTGACACCGGTCACGCCCCTGGCCGAGGTGACGAGACTCGGCGCCGTGCGGCCGGCATCCAGTGATTCCCGCACCCCGGCCGTGCCGGGGCTCGCGTTGCTGTTCACCGAAGCCGACGCGGTCCCACCCATGCCGCGTGAGGCCGACTCCGCCGACGTTGTGGTTCACGTGGACATGGGTGGCGAAGCCGTAAACGCGACGTGGACCTATGACGCGGACCGCCACACACAGGCGGACATCGACGCCCACGCACGCACTCTGGAGGTGCTGCTGGTCGCCTTGGGCACGGAGAATCCGGGTACGGTCGAGGAAGCCCGCCATTCCCGGTCGCCGGGGCTGACCCTGCTCGCGCCCCTTCGTCATTCCGATCAGCTGGACTCCGATCAGCTGGAAACTTCCACGGAGAAGCGTCTCGCCGAAATCTGGTGCGACCTTCTCCTGTTCGACACCATTGGCCCCGGCGACGACTTTTTCGCTCTCGGCGGTGACTCCTTCACAGGAACCCGCCTGATGGGGATTGTCGCCAAGACGTGGGGCGTCTACATCGGCATCCAGAGTCTCCAGGATCATCCCACTCTGGCCGGTCTCGCGTCCGTGATCAGTCGCGCCGTCGACGAGGACTCCGCCGGGGCCTCGTCCCTGTCGCGCGTGCCGTCCCGCGAGGGCACCGGGCCGGCGGTCGTGTCGCTCGGTCAGGAGCGTCTGTGGTTCCTCGACCATCTGGTGGGGGGAGGCGCGCTGTACAACGTCCCGTTCGTGGTGCGTGTACGTGGCGGATGCGACGTGGGCTCACTGCACGGGGCGATCCAAGAGCTGGTGGGCCGTCATGAGGCCCTGCGTTCGGGAATTCGTACAGTGGACGGGCGTCCCGTCCCCGTGGTGTGCGACGTGGGGACCGGCGTGCCGTGGTCGGTCGTTTCCGCGACTGACGAGAGCCAGGCGTGGAATGTGGTGCGTGCGGGGGTGCGTGAACCTTTCGACCTGAGCGCGCCGCCGCTGGTGCGGGCGGGATTCGTGCGGTTCGGTGAGGGCACGCGGGGAGACGGGCTGCTCTGGCTCGTCCTCCATCATGTGGTCTGCGACGGCTGGTCGTTGCGGCTACTTCAGCAGGAGCTCCAGGAACTCTACGAGGCGGGTTCCCCGGCTCGTGAGGCGGATCCAGCGGAGTTCACTCCGTCTTACGCTGATTTCGCGGTGTGGGAGCGTGACCGGCTTTCCGGTGAGGTGTTGGAGGAAGGCATCGGGTGGTGGCGCGAATACCTGGAGGGTGCGCCCGGAGCGTTGAGTCTCTCGCGGGATCGTCCTGGACCCGCGGTGCGGTCCTTCGCGGGTGACATGATCGCCTTCGACGTCCCGGGAACTCTGGTCGAGGGGATTCGCGCTCTGGCACGGGAGTGCCGATCCACGGTTTTTCATGTGCTGATGACGGCGTTCAACGTGGTGGTGAGCCGTTGGTCGGAACAGGATGACGTGGTCGTCGGAGTGCTGGGTGGCGGGCGGTCTGGCGCTGTCGGCCTGGACCGTACGGTGGGGTTCTTCGCTCGTACGCTGCCGGTGAGGGTGGATCTGGCGGGTGATCCGTCGTTCGCCGGACTGGTGCGGCGAGTCCGGGCGAGTTCTTCCGCGGCCCAGGGGCACGAGCATGTGCCGTTCACGTCGCTGGTGAACGCGCTGGTGCCGGAGCGGGAGAGAGCCGGATCTCCCCTCGTGCAGGTCACCTTCAGTGTGAATCAGGTGGAGCGTCGTCGTTGGCGATGGAGTGACGGAGCTGAGGCGGAGGTCGGCTCGGTGCACACCGGCACGGCCAAGTTCGATCTAGGGATGCTGATCTTCGACGCCGGTACCGACGGAATGTGGGGCGAGGTGGAATTCGCCTCGCAACTGTTCGACGTCGCAACGGTTCAGCGATTTGTTGACGAGTTGCTCGCGTTGCTCGAAAAGGCCGCGGTCGACCCGCAGTTGAGGCTCTCGGACCTGGGGGGCCGGTCCTCCGCCGAGACGGCACCGGTACGCGGCCACCGCGGCACCGAGATGTTGTCCGCCAAGTACGCCGCGTACCGGGAGAAAGACGGTGGTCACGTACCACCGTCCAGTGAGCAGGAGCGAATTCTCGCCGGTGCCTGGGAGGAGGTGCTGGGCGTCGAGCGGGTCGACCCGCGGGACAATTTCTTTGATCTGGGAGGAGACTCGATCCGCGGTGTGCACATGCTTGCCACGGTGCGTCGGCGCGGGCTGACGTTCGAGCTTCAGGATCTGTTTCAGAACCGGACCGTCGAGGCTCTGGCCCGGTGCTGCACACCGGTCGCGGCTCGCGACAAGGATCTGGATCCGTTCTCCATGATTTCTCCGTCGGATCGGGAGCGGATGCCCGCGACCGCGGTCGACGCCTATCCGCTGGTGTCGCTTCAGACAGGGATGATCTATGAGATGGAGGCGGACACCCAGCGCAATCTCTACCACAACGTGGACAGCTTCCGGGTACGTGGCCTCTTCTCGGAAGATCTCTTCCGTCAAGCCGTCGACGACGTGGTCAGTCGCCACGATGTTCTACGTACATCCCTGCACATGAACGGCTTCGACGATCTGCTCCAGATTGTTCACGAGAGCGCGAGCATCTCCCTGGCAGTGCGGGACGTCAGTTCCCTCCCGGAAGACGAGCGGGCGGAAGTCCTGGACGCCGCGGTTGGAGAACAGCGCGGGCTTCCTTTCGACGCGACCGTTCCAGGCCTGATGCGCTTTGTTGTCCATCTGCTGGACGACCGCGAATTCCAATGGACGATAGCAGAGCATCACGCGATACTGGACGGCTGGAGTCTGAATGCGACCGTCAACGAGATACTGAGCCGTTACGCTGCCCTTCTCAGTGCCCCTGACGCCCCATTGGCTCCGCCGCCGGCCTCCCAGTTCCGGGACTTTGTCGCACTTGAGCGGCGGGAGGTACTCGGGCATACCTCGGCCGCGTTCTGGGAGGAGGCTGTGCGGGACTGGGAACTGCCGCTGTTGCCTCGTGTGCCCCTTGCCGGGCGTGGGGTTGTGATGCCGCCGGCCAACAGCCCTGGATCGGCAGACCGATCACCGTCGGCCCGCAACGACGATTTCTACGGGTCCAGGCAGAGCAAGCTGGATCACGCGCTGCGCGATCGGCTGACGGATGTTTCGCTGCAATTCGGTCTACCGCTGAAGAGCGTACTGCTGAGTGTGCATCTGATTGTCATGTCGACGCTGACAGGGCATCCGATGCCGGTAACCGGTGTGGCTTCGAACGGGCGACCGGAGACCGAAGGGGGCGTTGATTCCCGTGGCATGTATCTGAATTCTTTGCCCTTTTCGGTGCCGATTGAAGGCACTTTCTCCGACATCGTTCATGCGGTCTTCAAGCGCGAAACGGAGATTATTCCGTACCGGCGCTACCCGAGCGCGCAGATTCAGGCACTGGCCGGCGGAGGCCGGCTACACGAGGCGCATTTCGCATACAATCACTTCCACGTGCTGGGAGATGTCCTGGGTGATGGCCGGGTGAGCATCGTAAGCACCGGAGGTGACTCATACCTGAGCGCCCGGGTAGGACCGACGGACTTCCCGTTCCTCTGCGCCTTCCTGCGTGATCCTCTGTCGGACGACATCCACCATGTCATTGACTTTCACACCGCCGAGTTCACCGACGATCAGGTTCAGTCCTTCATCGACTGCTATCTGCGGGTGATGCATTCGGTTGCTGAGGATCCTTATCGTCGGGTGGACACCATTGATGTCCTTTCCGATGAGGAGCGGCGGGCGTTTTCCTCGTGGAATTCGACGGCCGCGGATCTGGTGTGGGATTCGGTGGATGAGGGGGTGGTGGCGCGGGCGTTGGAGCGGCCGGGTGCGGTGGCGGTGCGGGATCGTGGTGTGTCTGTGTCGTATGGGGAGTTGGTGGCGCGGGCTGATGGGGTGGCTGCGGCGTTGCGGGCTGTGGGTGTGGGGCGTGGTGGGGTGGTGGGGTTGTGTGTGGAGCGTTCGGCGGATCTTGTGGTGGGGATGCTGGGTGTGTTGCGGGCGGGGGCGGCGTATGTGGCGCTGGATCCGGAGTATCCGCGGGAGCGGCTGGCGTTCATGCTGGAGGATTCCGGGGCGCGGGTGGTGGTGGGGCATGAGTATCTGTTCGACCGTCTCCCGCTGGACGGCCGGACCACCATCGACATCAGCCAGGTGCGGCCCATGGGGATCCCGGAGTCGGCCAAGTCGGTCGCTTCGGCCGGATCTCCGGTGTGTCTGACGTATACATCGGGATCCACGGGACAGCCGAAGGGCGCCTTGCTGCCACACGCGGGCGTGGTGCGGCTGGTCTGCGGGACGGACTTCGTGTCGTTCTCGGAGTCTTCGGTGATCGCACAGATCTCCTCGTCGTCGTTCGATCCTCTGACGCTGGAGGTGTGGGGTGCGCTGCTGAACGGGGGACGGCTGGTCATGGTTCCGCCGGACGTGGTGGTGGACCCGGTCGCGCTGCCGGAGCTGTTGCGCTCAGAAGGCGTGACAACGCTGGTGATAGTCACGGCACTGTTCAACGCGACAGTGGCGCAATTCGCGGATGCCTTCGCCTCGATGGACCAGATCTACATCGGAGGTGAGTCGATGAATCCTGCCATGGTGCGGCGTGCCCTCGAAGCGGGGGACGCACAGATCTACAACGTCTACGGGCCAACTGAGGTGAGTTGCATCTCCACATCCGAACCCTTGGTGGAGGAGCCGGAGGGGACGGGTCGTATTGGTCCGCCGATCGCGAATACGCAGGCGTGGGTGGTGGACCGGTTCGGGTGGCTGGCGCCGGTGGGTGTGCCGGGTGAGCTGTGGCTGGGTGGTCCTGGTGTGGCGGTGGGCTATTGGGCGCGTCCGGGGCTGACGGCGGAGAAGTTCGTGCCGGACTGTTTCTCCGGGGTTCCGGGTGCGCGGTTGTACCGGACGGGTGATCTGGCGCGGTGGCTGCCGGACGGGACGCTGGAGTTCGTGGGGCGTGTCGATCAGCAGGTCAAGATCAGGGGTTTCCGGGTGGAACCGGGCGAGATCGAAGCGGTGCTGTGGTCGCATCCGGAGGTCGAGGCGGCCGTGGTGGTGCCCATGACGGGGCCGGACGGTTCGCAGCGTCTGGTGGGTTACGGCCAGGGGCCCGGCCTGCGCCCGGGGGACGCGCGAGAGTTGCGCGCGTTCCTGGCCGAGCGGCTGCCCGAGCACATGGTGCCCGCGCAGGTGGTGGTGCTGGACACGCTGCCGCTGCTGCCCAACGGGAAGATCAACCGGTTGGAACTGCCTCAACCGGAAGAACGTCAGGCGGAGCCGGGCGAGTTCGTATCGCCCGGAGGCGAGATCGAGGAAACCATCGCTCGGATCTGGTCCGAGGTGCTGGGCGTGGAACGGATCTCGGCCACCGACGACTTCTTTGATCTCGGTGGGCATTCCCTCCACGCCGTCCAGGTCATCACGCGCGTCAATACCCGCCTCGGAGTCGGCATCGACCTGAACGATCTTTTCGAGGCCGAGTCTCTGAGCGCGCTGGCCGATCGCTGCGAACTTCTCCGGGCCCGGTAG
- a CDS encoding enolase C-terminal domain-like protein: protein MKIERIRIDKAKFDMLDFSKHPTGFSLVYTPGSRKPTSAYAIRIYTDEGAVGQYVGGNSVATAQVKMFGDYLVGKDPLQRELIYNDVKRQLRKFDKMGMGFVDIALWDLAGRVHNASVRTLLGGWKTRLPAYASTAAGDRNGGLDSPEAYADFAVACKELGYRAYKLHVWDTYEVPEVVRTIARVREAVGPDMDLMLDPGCKLETFAHAVQVGRACDDANYLWLEDPYKDTGISIFGHKRLRELIRTPLLQTEHVRGLEQHMDFAIGGGTDFMRADAEYDGGITGALKIAHATEALGLDVELHTPGPAQRQLMASLRNTNYYEMSFVHPKSSEIGRSQLIYADDYRDGLTAIGADGCVPVPEGVGLGVEYDWDAIEAHTVETVEFTG from the coding sequence ATGAAGATCGAACGTATTCGCATCGACAAGGCGAAGTTCGACATGCTCGACTTCTCCAAGCACCCCACCGGTTTCTCGCTGGTCTACACCCCCGGCAGCCGTAAGCCGACCAGCGCCTACGCGATCCGGATCTACACCGATGAGGGGGCGGTCGGCCAGTACGTCGGCGGTAATTCGGTGGCCACGGCGCAGGTGAAGATGTTCGGCGACTACCTCGTCGGCAAGGACCCGCTGCAACGCGAACTCATCTACAACGACGTCAAACGGCAGTTGCGCAAGTTCGACAAGATGGGCATGGGCTTCGTCGACATCGCGCTGTGGGACCTCGCGGGCCGGGTGCACAACGCCTCTGTCCGGACCCTGCTGGGGGGCTGGAAGACCCGGCTGCCCGCCTACGCCTCCACGGCGGCGGGCGACCGGAACGGCGGCCTCGACAGCCCCGAGGCGTACGCGGACTTCGCCGTGGCCTGCAAGGAGCTCGGCTACCGCGCGTACAAGCTGCACGTGTGGGACACCTACGAGGTGCCCGAGGTGGTGCGCACGATCGCCAGGGTGCGCGAGGCCGTAGGACCGGACATGGACCTGATGCTCGACCCCGGCTGCAAGCTGGAGACCTTCGCGCACGCCGTACAGGTGGGCCGCGCGTGCGACGACGCGAACTACCTGTGGCTGGAGGACCCGTACAAGGACACAGGCATCTCGATCTTCGGCCACAAGCGCCTGCGGGAGCTGATCCGCACGCCCTTGCTCCAGACCGAGCACGTGCGCGGTCTTGAGCAGCACATGGACTTCGCGATCGGCGGCGGCACCGACTTCATGCGCGCCGACGCCGAGTACGACGGCGGCATCACCGGCGCGCTCAAGATCGCCCATGCCACCGAGGCGCTCGGCCTCGACGTGGAACTGCACACACCGGGCCCCGCGCAGCGCCAGCTGATGGCCTCGCTGCGGAACACCAACTACTACGAGATGTCCTTCGTGCACCCCAAGTCCTCGGAGATCGGGCGCAGTCAGCTGATCTACGCCGACGACTACCGCGACGGGCTCACCGCGATCGGCGCGGACGGCTGTGTGCCGGTGCCCGAGGGTGTCGGGCTCGGCGTGGAGTACGACTGGGACGCCATCGAGGCGCACACGGTCGAGACCGTCGAGTTCACCGGATGA
- a CDS encoding phosphoglycerate dehydrogenase: MSLTLITTPTFGRFSDEPWDLLRMAGVRAERPRDDVPLPRADLLDRVPEAEALIVGLDPIDNDVFEAAPRLKVVAKHGVGHDNIDLDAAREHGVRVVYAPGSNSRAVAELTFGLLLDVARGISANDRAVRAGGWPKTFGVELAGRSLGIIGFGRIGRVMAGYATAFGMDVTAHDPYLPAEAFGTVASADLDTTLDSDVVSLHLPAVPGAKPLLDRDRLTAMRPGAILLNAARGGLVDEVAAAELLHSGHLAGAGFDAFAVEPLHDSPLLSSPNVVLTAHIGACSREANRTMGVAVARGVLAVLQGAQPRYAAL, translated from the coding sequence GTGAGTCTGACCCTGATCACCACACCCACGTTCGGCCGGTTCTCCGACGAGCCGTGGGACCTGCTGCGCATGGCGGGCGTGCGTGCGGAGCGGCCCCGCGACGACGTGCCGCTGCCCCGCGCCGACCTGCTTGACCGCGTCCCCGAGGCCGAGGCACTGATCGTGGGGCTCGACCCGATCGACAACGACGTGTTCGAGGCCGCGCCCCGGCTCAAGGTCGTCGCCAAGCACGGTGTCGGCCACGACAACATCGACCTCGACGCCGCGCGCGAGCACGGCGTGCGGGTGGTGTACGCGCCGGGCAGCAACTCACGCGCCGTCGCCGAGCTGACGTTCGGTCTGCTGCTCGACGTCGCGCGCGGGATCTCCGCCAACGACCGTGCCGTACGGGCCGGCGGCTGGCCCAAGACGTTCGGCGTCGAACTGGCCGGGCGCAGCCTGGGCATCATCGGCTTCGGCCGGATCGGCAGGGTGATGGCCGGCTACGCCACCGCCTTCGGCATGGACGTGACCGCGCACGATCCGTACCTGCCCGCCGAGGCGTTCGGGACCGTGGCCTCGGCCGATCTCGACACGACGCTCGACAGTGACGTGGTGAGCCTGCACCTGCCCGCCGTCCCCGGCGCCAAGCCGTTGCTGGACCGCGACCGGCTCACCGCCATGAGGCCAGGGGCCATCCTGCTCAACGCCGCACGCGGTGGGCTCGTCGACGAAGTGGCCGCCGCCGAGCTGCTGCACAGCGGGCACCTGGCCGGAGCCGGTTTCGACGCCTTCGCCGTCGAGCCCCTCCACGACAGCCCGCTGCTGAGCTCTCCCAACGTGGTGCTGACCGCTCACATCGGCGCGTGCAGCCGGGAGGCGAACCGGACGATGGGCGTCGCCGTGGCGAGAGGCGTACTCGCCGTGCTCCAGGGAGCCCAGCCCCGGTACGCCGCGCTCTGA
- a CDS encoding sialidase family protein, which translates to MRLRETGPGRAEATLTAPVPQSHAANLAVLPGGDLGCVWFGGTQEGVHDIRIWFSRLAPDGDEWSEPVALTGDPDRSDQNPLLFTDPGGTLWLLWTAQHAGRQNTAEVRARRSSDGGYTWDEPRVLLPADQTRGVFIRQPIQVTASGTWLLPAFHCVTPAAGDWSGGDDTSAVYASDDSGATWTRHDVPGSRGSVHMNVLPRSEGYVAFYRSRFADVIRSSTSPDGLTWTEPEPTALPNNNSSIQATRLGDGRLALVYNASSAAHATHRRAGLYDEVDEHGALGGQDRPALAHTGRADSTEAFWGAPRAPLALATSADDGLTWRRHTDLAQGEGTCLSNNSRDGLNKELSYPSIVADARGAVHVAFTHHRSSISYVRLDADWPGWRETA; encoded by the coding sequence GTGAGGCTGCGCGAGACCGGACCCGGCCGCGCCGAAGCCACGCTCACCGCCCCGGTGCCCCAGTCGCACGCGGCGAATCTCGCCGTGCTGCCCGGCGGCGACCTCGGATGCGTCTGGTTCGGCGGCACGCAGGAAGGTGTGCACGACATCCGTATCTGGTTCTCCCGCCTGGCGCCGGACGGAGACGAGTGGTCCGAGCCCGTCGCGCTGACCGGCGACCCCGACCGGTCCGACCAGAACCCCTTGCTGTTCACCGACCCCGGCGGCACGTTGTGGCTGCTGTGGACAGCGCAGCACGCGGGCCGGCAGAACACAGCCGAGGTGCGGGCGCGCCGCTCCAGCGACGGCGGGTACACATGGGACGAACCACGGGTGCTGCTGCCCGCCGACCAGACCCGTGGCGTCTTCATCCGGCAACCGATCCAGGTCACGGCCTCGGGCACGTGGCTGCTGCCCGCGTTCCACTGCGTCACACCGGCCGCGGGCGACTGGTCCGGCGGCGACGACACCAGCGCCGTGTACGCCAGTGACGACTCCGGCGCCACCTGGACCCGCCACGACGTACCGGGGAGCAGGGGCTCGGTGCACATGAACGTGCTGCCCCGCTCCGAAGGTTACGTCGCGTTCTACCGCAGTCGCTTCGCCGATGTGATCCGCTCCAGCACCTCGCCCGACGGCCTGACATGGACGGAGCCGGAGCCGACGGCGCTGCCCAACAACAACTCCTCCATCCAGGCCACCCGGCTCGGCGACGGCAGGCTCGCACTGGTCTACAACGCGAGCAGCGCCGCCCACGCCACGCACCGCAGGGCGGGCCTCTACGACGAGGTCGACGAGCACGGCGCGCTGGGCGGGCAGGATCGTCCGGCACTCGCCCACACCGGACGCGCGGACAGCACCGAGGCGTTCTGGGGCGCGCCGAGAGCGCCGCTCGCGCTGGCGACGTCGGCGGACGACGGACTGACCTGGCGCCGGCACACCGATCTGGCCCAGGGGGAGGGGACATGCCTCAGCAACAACTCCCGTGACGGCCTCAACAAGGAGCTCTCCTACCCGTCGATCGTCGCGGACGCGCGGGGCGCCGTGCACGTGGCGTTCACCCATCACCGTTCGTCCATCTCCTACGTCCGGCTCGACGCGGACTGGCCGGGCTGGCGGGAGACCGCGTGA
- a CDS encoding HpcH/HpaI aldolase family protein — translation MSALEFAHRVRTRQQAIGYWVVLDDPVATERLARLGYDYVAVDAQHGLIGYTGIRNAMLAIDAGATSAALVRVEQNDPFAIGRVLDAGATGVIVPLIDSADDAAAAVRATRYPPEGRRSYGPMRSQLRVGPKPAEANESVLVLAMIETPQGLDNVAEICATPGLDGIYVGPSDLRLAVGGETSTDPAVDEVFEQAVAKIAKAAETAGIAAGIHTPNGEIARRRLAQGYTFASVASDLTHLEQAARDHLSAARGDL, via the coding sequence GTGAGCGCACTCGAATTCGCACATCGAGTCCGGACCCGTCAACAGGCCATCGGCTACTGGGTGGTGCTCGACGACCCGGTCGCCACCGAACGGCTCGCCCGGCTCGGTTACGACTACGTCGCGGTGGACGCCCAGCACGGCCTCATCGGCTACACCGGCATCCGCAACGCGATGCTCGCCATCGACGCGGGAGCCACATCCGCGGCACTGGTACGGGTGGAGCAGAACGACCCGTTCGCCATCGGCAGGGTGCTCGACGCGGGCGCCACCGGCGTCATCGTGCCGCTGATCGACTCCGCCGATGACGCCGCGGCCGCCGTACGCGCGACCCGCTACCCACCGGAGGGACGCCGTTCGTACGGGCCGATGCGCTCACAACTGCGCGTGGGCCCCAAGCCCGCGGAGGCCAACGAGTCGGTGCTCGTACTCGCGATGATCGAAACGCCGCAGGGCCTGGACAACGTGGCCGAGATCTGCGCGACCCCCGGTCTCGACGGCATCTATGTGGGCCCGTCGGATCTGCGGCTCGCGGTCGGTGGAGAGACCTCCACCGACCCGGCCGTGGACGAGGTGTTCGAGCAGGCCGTCGCGAAGATCGCCAAGGCCGCGGAGACGGCGGGGATCGCCGCGGGCATCCACACGCCGAACGGCGAGATCGCCAGGCGCAGGCTGGCACAGGGCTACACGTTCGCGTCGGTGGCGAGCGACCTGACCCACCTGGAGCAGGCGGCGCGGGACCATCTGTCAGCCGCGCGGGGCGACCTGTGA
- a CDS encoding aldo/keto reductase — MTGTPRLVLGTMTFGDTVSAADAETMLDAALDAGITDVDTANGYAKGATEELLAPLVAARRDRIRLATKAGMPHPDAGEHSPLSPKGLRAEVEGSLRRLGVDHIDLFYLHQPDYAARVEDTLSTVADLVTEGKIRELGVSNFAAWQIVELNHVADRVGAPRPVVAQQLCNLLARRIEEEYAAMAAATGLETMVYNPLGGGLLTGKHRFAAEPGTGRFGDSVLADMYRRRYWDERLFEAVATLEGVAGQAGLPLTELALRWLLNQPVVGSVLLGASRLDHLTANIAALGRGPLPGDVAAACDEVGAVLRGPMPNYNR, encoded by the coding sequence ATGACCGGCACACCCAGGCTGGTGCTCGGCACCATGACCTTCGGCGACACCGTCTCGGCGGCCGACGCCGAGACGATGCTCGACGCGGCGCTCGACGCCGGGATCACCGACGTCGACACGGCCAACGGCTACGCCAAGGGCGCCACGGAGGAACTTCTCGCGCCCCTTGTCGCGGCTCGCCGGGACCGCATCAGGCTCGCCACGAAGGCCGGTATGCCCCACCCGGACGCCGGGGAGCACTCGCCGCTGTCGCCCAAGGGCCTGCGGGCCGAGGTGGAGGGCAGCCTGCGCAGGCTCGGCGTCGACCACATCGACCTCTTCTACCTGCACCAGCCCGACTACGCCGCCCGCGTCGAGGACACGCTGAGCACGGTCGCCGACCTGGTGACGGAGGGCAAGATCCGCGAGCTGGGCGTCTCGAACTTCGCGGCGTGGCAGATCGTGGAACTGAACCATGTCGCCGACCGCGTCGGCGCGCCCCGGCCCGTGGTGGCCCAGCAACTCTGCAACCTCCTCGCGCGCAGGATCGAGGAGGAGTACGCGGCGATGGCCGCGGCGACGGGGCTGGAGACGATGGTCTACAACCCGCTCGGCGGCGGGCTGCTCACGGGCAAGCACCGCTTCGCCGCCGAACCGGGCACCGGCCGCTTCGGCGATTCCGTGCTCGCAGACATGTACCGCCGGCGCTACTGGGACGAGCGGCTCTTCGAGGCCGTCGCGACACTGGAGGGCGTCGCCGGGCAGGCCGGGCTGCCGCTGACGGAGCTCGCACTGCGCTGGCTGCTCAACCAGCCCGTGGTCGGCTCCGTACTGCTCGGAGCGTCCAGGCTCGACCACCTCACCGCGAACATCGCCGCGCTGGGCAGGGGACCGCTGCCCGGCGACGTCGCCGCGGCGTGCGACGAGGTCGGGGCCGTACTGCGCGGACCGATGCCCAACTACAACCGCTGA